The stretch of DNA TAAACGAGCCTGAGATGTGACTTTGTGATCCAGGTGTAGCGGGTCGTAGGTCGCTCCCACCAGCCAGCGACCCTGTTCCTGTGGTGTCATCCAGATCCCTCCATGCCACGAATAATCCTGGCGAGCCCCCGGAAGGTCGATTTCCATTAACTCCCCTTTGGCAGCGAGGAATGGCAGCCGGATCAATTCTGGAGTGTAGCCGGTACACAAGACGATGCGCCGGGCTGTCATCGATCTCCATTTCCAATGGCACGCCACTTCATCCCAGAGAAGATCACAAGGCTTGAATTCCGCTCGTGAAATACACGATGTTTCCATCAGCCACTTCTCTGTGGCCTCCAGAAAGACAGGCAGGTGCACTCGCGCCGCCTCTGGCATGACATAAGGTTTTGTACCGGCTGGCCCTTGGATGCCATGTTCTCGCGAAGCGACAAGATCCTGTTCGATGGGTTGGAGATAGTTGGCGGATGTGGGAAACTTCTGGCAGCGCGATAACCACAGTTCTTCCTCGGCTGTCGTCAACCAGCGCAGGGCGGGTCGATTCCGCCAGCAGTCTCGTTTTGTCTCGTTGGCCACAAAACGATAAAAATCCAAGGCCGACGATCGAAATTCTGCAAAACGCCAGGCCAGTGCTAACCTGGAGCCGGTAATCGGTGTGATCAGGCCTGCTCCCACTTGAGAGGCGGAAAGTGGCCCGTCAACTGGTGAACTTATGACATGAATTCTTAGCTGGCGGCGCAGTGCCTGCCAGGCCAGAGCCGAACCTGCAACACCTTGACCAACAATCAGCAGATCAACGGTCGTTTCAGTCACACTTTTGACGTTCTGGCACGAGAAAACATTTCCGATCAGGGGAGCTTCGAGAACCTGAAAGTTCCCCAGTTTACGAAGAGGGAATACCCTCGAAGTTCATCTGCGGGCGAACTCTTCGCTTGACCGGAATTTACTTCACTGGCCCATCGTTGCGGGGTGGTCGTTGACCTGAGCCACGTTCACCGGGATTTCTCTCGCCGGTGTTTCTCTCACCGGGAGGTCTTTCACCGGGTGGCCCATTTCCTGGAGGGCCACCATTCCCTATACCACCTGAGCCACCGCCCGGGCCAAAGCCACCCAAAGGAAAGCCCAGATCGCGCCGCATTTCGAAGAGAGCCTTCAGTTCGGGAGATTTTTCCTGAATGAAAAGATAGGTCAATCGCTTACGGGCATCCTCAGGTGGCAGACGCATCAGTTCGTCTCGACGAGTGCTGTCCATATCGCTGAAGAACACCTGCAGATCCTGCTCGGCCGGAAGATTGCGTTCAATCTCGGCTCCGACCAGATTTCCTAATCCTCGGTAGAATACACCCAGGAACGAAATCCGTTGATCAGGGCCTTTTTTGGATTCTAACTGCTTCTTCAGTTCGGGATCCTGAATCGCATCAATGAGCCGCACCAGTTGAGGTTCCGCAGGCCAGCGCAAGCGGCCACCCGCCTGTCGGAAAGATGATTCCAGAATCCGCCGTGAGCGGGAAAGCCCCGTTTGTGTCTGAGCATCCCGCTGAAGATCCACGGGCAAATCTTTGAAGCAAATTTCGATCAGTCCCTGCAGATCCTGGGACGATAAGGCTGGTCCTCTGCTGGCTGATCGATTGCGACGTTCATTCCAGGATCCCACATACATCGCCTGAGCTTCGTTGCGGGCATCCTGTTCTTCTTTGAATTTCTTGACGAGTTGCATCTTCTTAAGGGCATCAGTCTCTCGTCGAAGATCGTCACGCTGACCAGGAGTCAGCGTCTTCAGCCACATGCTGTAAGTTTCCATGATGGCATGCAGGTCTCCGCCGCTTTTCGTATCGGCCTGCAATTCATTGTGCAGTTGCCGCAAATGCTGGCGGCGTTCCTCAGGAAGAGCTTCAAAATTCTCGAAGTTGCGCTCGATTCGATCACGTTCGATCGCATTCATACCGACGACCTTCTGATAGGCCCGCTCGATATCTGCTTCAGCCGCAAACGTGGCCAAACTTCCCAGGTAGCACATCCAGATGATGCTGGCAATTCGTACAAAACGTATCTGGTTAGTTGTCATTTGCGGCTCCCTGTGCTGCAGGTGCATTGGGTTTACTCCCGGCCGCTGAATTGCCACCCGTTCCTGCATCAAATAACCCGCTGGCTCGAAGCTCCTTCAGAAACTGGATCGAATCAACTTCAATCAGTTCATCGTAATCCTGAACCATTGGTAATTCAGCAAGCAGTCGTCGCGAACGATCCGGCACCCAGTCATGAGCCGCCAGATAGCCTACAGCGGCTGTCACCACCACCAGCACTCCGCTACCCATCCAGGGGAGCGATTGCATGAATTTTTGTTGACCCAGCATCAACCACGGAGTCAGTTTGGGTTGTTCTGCTATTCGAATATGAGTGATGGTCTTTTCAGAAAAATCAGCAGAAGCTTTTGTCGCTGGGAGCAGATCCAGCAATTCCCAGGTTCGGGCCAGGACCTCGACCTCGTGACGGGCCGTCTCATTGTGCGATAGCAATGTATCCACGTTCTGGGCGGCTTCTTCCTCAAGTTCACCATCGAGATAGGCCACCAGATCTTCACGCACTTCAGAAGTCAATCGTGTTGGACGATTCATGATTTATGCCAGAACAAACGGGGTTTACGGAATTGCCGCATGATCCTTGACGGGCCGTTCCTCGTTTGCAAGTTTAACTGTCGGTAAGTCGAACTCATGATGCTCAAAAGAAATCAGCAGATTGAAGGTGCAGTGTACCAGAACTCATGAAACAAGAGTTGAAGACTTTCATTTCCACTTTCTGGAAGGCTCTCTTTGAACCCCACTGGAGTCGTACAAGGTTCGCACGAACCCGAAAAGTCTACCAAAAGTTCTGCTCAACCTGCGGGACTTGATCCTTCACTTCCACCAGCCGATGCGACCGCGACGATTTTTTCACGAACGACGTCTTACGCGTTTTCAGATTCGGATAAAGACACACAACCACTTCTCAGACAAGTGGTTATGTCGCAAAATAGGGTGGAACAGAGTGGCTCCATCCCGGATTACCGGAGTCTTGCTGCTCATCGAATTGTCGAAACGGCCGAACGGCTGGAACGTCGGATTCAGGAGCGATTTGGACAGATCGGGTTATCCAGAGTCGCTCACGAGGTCACGCTTCTCAGTCGAGAAGCGATGGCTAAGGGCGCCCGCATGGCGCGACCGAATCTGCTGCTCCGGCTCGGGATCTGGCTGACTCTGGGAGTGATCGCGTTTCCTATTGTGAGGTTGATGCAATCCACGCGGTATCACGTCGATGGTCTCGAATTCACAGAAATGGTACAGATCTTTGATTCCTCCTCGCAGAGCCTGATATTTCTCGCTTTGGCAGGGGCCTTCCTTTTCAGCCTCGAAACCCGGATAAAGCGCAGAAAGCTGCTGACAGCCCTGCACGAATTGCGTTCGCTGGCACACATTGTCGATATGCACCAGTTGACCAAAGACCCGGAAGCGGTCATTCGCGGCGGAGACAAAACGCTCTCCTCACCCGAGCGAATTCTCGACAGGTTCAAACTGGGCAGATATCTCGATTACTGCAGTGAGCTGCTGTCTCTCATCAGCAAAATCGGAGCGATCTATGTCCAGCATTTTCCCGACTCAGTAGCTTTGGCAGCTGCTGATCAACTCTCTGGCTTGACAAACGATCTCTCTAGAAATGTCTGGCAGAAAATCATGATTCTCGACCAGGTCGCTTCGAGAGAGGATCCCATCGAAGAACCATCGGGAACCAGCCAGACTGGCCATTAACTGCTGATTGGCTAGGATCTTTTCAATAGACTCGATCGTCTGGATCCCACTCACCGGTCGATATCTCACTCACTGCCTCTCGGAAAGGTTTGTGCTTATGTCTTCTGTTCCTGAAGTCGGGAGTAAAGCCCCTGCCTTTGATCTTCCTGCATTTCCCAAGGGCCGATACAAGCTCAGCGGCCTCAAAGGGAAGTATGTCGTGCTGTACTTCTACCCTCGCGACAACACGCCCGGCTGCACCACGGAAGCCTGTGACTTTCGTGATCGGCATGAGGCCATTACAGCAGCGAATACCGTGGTTCTGGGTGTCAGTACCGATAGTGTTGAATCCCATCAGAAGTTTATTGAGAAGTTTGAACTTCCCTTTCCACTTCTGGCTGACGAAGACCATGCCCTTGCCGAGAAGTACGGCGTCTGGGTCGAAAAAAACATGTATGGCAAGAAGAGCATGGGGATGCAGCGGGCCACATTTCTGATCGATCCAGCCGGAAAAATTGCCGCCGTCTGGCCTAAGGTCAAGGTGGATGGCCACGCAGAGGCTGTGGTGGCGAAAATACAGGAACTCCAGGCTGCCGGCTGATTGTGGTTGGAATTCAGGATTTCACAGCGCCGTGTATGCGATGCTGGCAGCTCAGAGCTGTCATTCATACACAACCTCGAGTTATCGTCTCCGATGGGCAGCCCGGCCAACCTGTGGCAGGGTTGCCCATGATTCTTCACGACAACAAAAAGCCGCGCGATGTGCGTGTCCCTCACCATTCACCCAACCTCAACTTACCCCCTCTGTGTGCCACAACTGGCTTGCCAGCAGTGGTCCTCCTATCAAGCGTGGACATGGAACATTTTCGTTGACTCCAGCCCATAAAAGTCACGTCCCTGATTCTCTTCCCTAACCTTCGTGGTGAGTTCATATTTCGTGAGGTAGTAAGTGCCCCTCAGAAACCTTGGCTAGTCGAGGTGAGAATGGGCCGAGCATCCAGAACATCCCACGATAAAGCTGCTCGTTAATCGCTGGCCCGATACGTTCGGACTCGCCTTCATCCCGGCCTTCTACCATCGGTACGGGAGCAGTAGTAATTCGCTCGCCGGCGTCTGCGTGGGAGAGGGTGGCCGGAGGGCGGGTGAGGGTATTCCCAGGCGATGTGCAACAGTCACAGAGGTGTCCGCAGGAGCGCTGATTATCCATCATAAGACCATCATCTCGAACTTTCGGCTCTAAGGCTAATCGTTCACTGCTCATCTTCAATCCCGTTTTCCGTGGAAGAAATACTTCACAAGTAGCCGATTAAAAATGGTGCCACAGTAAGATTGATGGCATACTGAATTAAAAGTTATTACTGGATGACCTGCCCAGATGCTGTTGGTCGGCTGGGGTCGGGAGGCGAGATGAGTACTCTCCACACAACGTTTCCTGCGACGAATCCTGCCGTATCTTCTGCGTCAAACGAAAAGTCGGTCGCGGTTGCCTCTTCGCCAGCTCAAAGTTCCACGCCGGCTGGCAACGAATCCCTCTCCTGGCTGGGAGTCCGCCCCAGTCATGCGGCCGGCTTTGTCCTGAGTGTGGCTTTTCATGCCTGGCTGCTCATGACGTTGTTTCGACTCGAGATCATTTCACCATTCGAAATGATCTACAGCTCGATTGAAACCCGGTTTTCTGCCGAGGTCGAACCCCCCATTGTGCTGGAAGAGACACCCGTCTTCGAATTGGCCAATCCGGATGATCGTGAGTTGCCTCAAGTCATGGCCATGAACAGTACGGCTGTAGGCAAGGCCATTGCCGATCGTCCCGAGCGGGCTGTCCCTGCCGAATTCCGCCAGCGGTTTGAACTCGCACCACCGGCTCCACCGATCATCGATATTCCCGAAGGTGTTGAGTTAAGTGACACAATTGTCGTACCGGGAACAACTGGCCAGGCCATGGTTCAGTTGGATGCCGCACTTGATCGAATTACCTGGGAGATCGCTCAAAATCTCAAAGAGAAGAAAGTCCTCGTCGTCTGGGTGCTCGATGCTTCGGCCAGTATCGTCAAGCAGAGGCAACAGATTGCCAGTCGCCTGAAACGCATCTACAGCGAACTGGATGCTCTTGATGAGCAAGGTGAGTTTGGCCGGGCGACTCAACCGCTGATCAGTGGCGTCGTGACCTTTGGGGCTTCGACGAACTTCATCACACCTCAACCCACCGACAATGCCGATGATGTGACACGGGCCATTGCCGAAGCACCGACAGACCCCAGTGGTGTTGAGAATACATTTACAGCCGTCTCTCAAGTCCTTTCACAGTGGGGAGACTATCGCCACACGCAAAACCGGCGGCTGATGATTCTGGTGATTACCGATGAAGCGGGCGATGATCATGGCCCGCCGCTCGAGCTGGCCATCAATCGATGCAGGAGCTTCGGAGCGAAAGCGTATGTTGTCGGTCCGGCAGCACCTTTCGGGCGCCGGCAGGGCTTCGTCGATTATGTCGCTCCTGAAGATGGAAAGACTTATCGCCTGCCAGTCGACCTGGGCCCGGAGACAGTGGTTGCCGAAGGGGTCGATCTCCCCTTCTGGTATGAAGGGCCGCAGTACACATATCTGAGCAGCGGCTTTGGCCCTTATGCGCTCACCAGGCTGGTTCATGAAACAGGTGGCATCTACTTCATGACCAATCTGACCACGACTCAGTCGTTGTCGATCACTGGTGAGTTTGACAGTCAGAAGATGAAACCCTTTGAGCCCGAGTATCGCTACGGCACACCTCAAGACCTGCTGCGGGTCCTCTCGAAAAGCCCTTTGCGAGCCAGCGTGGTGACGGCAGCCGAGTTCAGCCAGGCTACGAAGATTCGTTCACTCGGAACACCGCCCATGGAGTTTCGCGTGCAGCCGGGGAACTTCCGTCAGCAACTGACAAGGGCTCAGGAATCGGTTGCGATTACTTCGGCAGCTATTGAGCGGATTCTTGCTAACTATCCTCAAGGGATGGAGCGACAGGGAGCCGACAAGTTCCTCGCCCAGGAAAAGCATCCTCGCTGGCGGGTGGCTTTCATGCTGGGTTATGGCCGTTTACTGGCACAGAAGGCGAGAGCCTACGAATACAACTCGGCCTGTGCTCAACTGAAGACCAAAATGGGCGATGAAGACGTTGCCAAAAAGAGCAACCACTGGATCTTCCGCCCCGAGCCTGAATTGCAATATGCCCCGATCTTCAAAAAGACGGCCGATCAGTCCAGTAAACTCCTGCAGATGGTCATTGACGAAGCCCCGGGAACACCCTGGGCGCTTCTGGCTCAACGCGAGCTGCAGGATGGTTTTGGCATTCGCGTGGTGGAACGGTTTATTCCTCCACCTCCGCCCGTGACCGCCAGGCCACAGCCACCGGCCCAGCCCAAACTTGCACCCAAGTTTGCACCGGAACCAAAGCCTCAGAAACCTGCACCACCACCACCGCCCAAACCCGTGTTGCCCAAACTGTAATGCGGATGCCAGCCATCGACAGCGTTCATGCGTCATGGTTGCGGCTCTGGGCTGTCTATTTCAAACAACTTGGCGGCATAGCCCACGAGAGGTGGCCCGGCCAACTTGTGGCCGGGTCGTCGTGATCGAGAGATTCACGCGTCAATCACGCCAGCCAGCTTCAAAAAATTCTTGAGCAGGTCGATACCCCCCTGCGTGAGAAAACTTTCGGGGTGAAACTGCACACCATGAATCGGGTAGGTTTTGTGTCTTAAGCCCATGACCTCGCGTGGATGACCTGGGTCTTCCACCCAGGCAGTCACTTCCAGATCGGTACTCAACGTCGCTTCTGGCACAATCAGGCTGTGGTAGCGCGTGCAGGTCATCGGATTGGGTAAATCCGCGAACAATCCCTCCCCTTTATGATGCACATGCGAAAGTTTGCCATGCATCAATCGAGGAGCGCGAACCACCTCGGAATCGAACACCTGGGCAATCGATTGATGTCCAAGGCACACGCCCAGAGTGGGAATGATCGGCCCTAAGGTTCGAATCAATTCCATCGAGATACCGGCTTCAGTCGGCGAGCAGGGGCCCGGCGAAACGACAATGGCCCGGGGTTTGAGATCAGCCACCTGTGCGACCGTAATCTCATTATTCCGCACGACCTGCAGATCAATCTGGGGATCAATTTCGCCAAACCGTTGTACCAGGTTGTAGGTGAATGAATCGTAGTTATCGAGGACAAAGAGCATGCACATTCCTCTGGCTGGTACCGGTCTGAAATCTCCACGGCCTGCCCAACAATCGTCAAAAACAAAGCTCTGTTACTGTAGCGAGGGAATTTGAAGACGGGTACTGTCTGGAACGTCCCGTTCTTGAGAGCTATCTAGGGACACAAGTCGGCACACTCGGGTTCTTTGGAAATCGTGTGCCGATCATCATCAGTTGTTTCGGTCATCAATTTTTTTGATCAGCAGAATCGATCATCATGCCCATGCCCATTCTCACTTTAGATCAATTCCTGAAACAGCAGGGCTGGGTCGCGACGGGAGGCCATGCCAAACTCGTGATTCAGGAAGGGGAAGTGGTCGTGAATGGCGAGGTCGATCTCCGCCGCGGCCGAAAAATGCGTGTCGGCGATGTGGTGGAATGGAATGGCGAACGGGCCGAAGTTCCTGAAGGGTCTGGTGCGCTGCCTCCCCTCGGAGCTTAACGCGAATTGCACGTTGAAATCCTGCGTTATAGGTCACTAAGACATGCTTGCCCAGAGCTGCAAGCATGGCACACAGCAGGTGAGCATGCCCATAGAGTCCATCAAAAACAGGGTACGGTCAGTACAAAAAAAAGCCGCTGCTCGATCCATTGATCGGCAGCGGCAAAGATCATCGAGTTGGCCTAGTCTAAATCTCTCAGAATCTCATCCGTCAATGGACAGCGATTCATTGCAAAGCCTTGCGACCCGCGAGAACCAGACCCTGGACAGTCTGAATTAGACCATGTCCTTCAGGCTCTTGAGAGCACGAATCTTGACGGTGTTGCGGGCAGGCTTGGCCTTCACGACCATCATTTCGCCAGGCTTGAAGGGGTTAGCACGCTGTGTGGCCTTGGTGGCTGGCTTACGAACCACCTGAATCTTGAGCAGGCCAGGAACTGCGAAGACGCCTGGGCCCTTCTTGCCGACCTGCTTGCTGATGAGATCGTTCAGGGCGGTGAAGACAGCCTGTACATCCTTCTTGGAGAGCGAAGTCGATTCCGCAATCGCTGCGAAAATATCGGTCTTGGACAGGGGCTTTTTGTCTTCGGTTGTCATTCGATTCTCCTGATGGCAGTCAGATCTGAAAAAGCCAGTCGAACTCCGCAATTGATACTGACGTTTTGGTCAGACCAGATTTTTGGCGAGCAATTGGCTGTGATGAGAGGATAAACCATATCCTCGAACGAAAGGTATCTAACTGCTGTGAAAATTGAATGTCAATGACGCCCCGACTCAAAAACCCCTATTTTTCAGGAGTTTTCTGGATTTCTGGGCTGATTACGCCCGTTCAGCCCTCATTTGACAGCAGAAAACCGGAATTCAAACCCCGGAAACTCCCCAGTTTCATCCTCTGTGCGAGAGACGAAAATTCCGTTATGCTCAGGTCATGAGGCCATTTTCCGCAAGAAATGGCTCGCAAAATTCCTTTGATACCCTCCCTTGCCAATGAAGATCAGTCAGCAAATATTCTTGATTGGCTTCCCCATTTCCACTGATTGAAAAGAACCAACGGATGGCCGACTTCCTGATCCGCACAGGCTCATCGACCGGCCGCAAATTGAGTCTTCCTGCCCGGGAATTGATCGTCGGCCGTGATGACAAGGCAGATATCCGTCTCAATTCTTCACTGGTCAGCCGCAGGCATTGTCGAATTCTCCCCGGAACTATCCTCAGGCCTGGAGTCGAAACCGTCATTGTCGAAGACCTCAAAAGTCAGAATGGCACTTTCGTCAATGAAGTTCCTATTTCTGCACCGACAACATTAGAACCTGGC from Planctopirus ephydatiae encodes:
- a CDS encoding NAD(P)/FAD-dependent oxidoreductase, producing the protein MTETTVDLLIVGQGVAGSALAWQALRRQLRIHVISSPVDGPLSASQVGAGLITPITGSRLALAWRFAEFRSSALDFYRFVANETKRDCWRNRPALRWLTTAEEELWLSRCQKFPTSANYLQPIEQDLVASREHGIQGPAGTKPYVMPEAARVHLPVFLEATEKWLMETSCISRAEFKPCDLLWDEVACHWKWRSMTARRIVLCTGYTPELIRLPFLAAKGELMEIDLPGARQDYSWHGGIWMTPQEQGRWLVGATYDPLHLDHKVTSQARLELSQGLAQWSVKNPQILSQQAAIRPAVPGQIPVIGWSLPESILIGGPEVTWPQQKNCGLINGLGSRGALWAPLLANWLLDAMAGQPLPPEIDLARFLRS
- a CDS encoding anti-sigma factor family protein, whose translation is MNRPTRLTSEVREDLVAYLDGELEEEAAQNVDTLLSHNETARHEVEVLARTWELLDLLPATKASADFSEKTITHIRIAEQPKLTPWLMLGQQKFMQSLPWMGSGVLVVVTAAVGYLAAHDWVPDRSRRLLAELPMVQDYDELIEVDSIQFLKELRASGLFDAGTGGNSAAGSKPNAPAAQGAANDN
- the bcp gene encoding thioredoxin-dependent thiol peroxidase, which gives rise to MSSVPEVGSKAPAFDLPAFPKGRYKLSGLKGKYVVLYFYPRDNTPGCTTEACDFRDRHEAITAANTVVLGVSTDSVESHQKFIEKFELPFPLLADEDHALAEKYGVWVEKNMYGKKSMGMQRATFLIDPAGKIAAVWPKVKVDGHAEAVVAKIQELQAAG
- a CDS encoding vWA domain-containing protein; this translates as MSTLHTTFPATNPAVSSASNEKSVAVASSPAQSSTPAGNESLSWLGVRPSHAAGFVLSVAFHAWLLMTLFRLEIISPFEMIYSSIETRFSAEVEPPIVLEETPVFELANPDDRELPQVMAMNSTAVGKAIADRPERAVPAEFRQRFELAPPAPPIIDIPEGVELSDTIVVPGTTGQAMVQLDAALDRITWEIAQNLKEKKVLVVWVLDASASIVKQRQQIASRLKRIYSELDALDEQGEFGRATQPLISGVVTFGASTNFITPQPTDNADDVTRAIAEAPTDPSGVENTFTAVSQVLSQWGDYRHTQNRRLMILVITDEAGDDHGPPLELAINRCRSFGAKAYVVGPAAPFGRRQGFVDYVAPEDGKTYRLPVDLGPETVVAEGVDLPFWYEGPQYTYLSSGFGPYALTRLVHETGGIYFMTNLTTTQSLSITGEFDSQKMKPFEPEYRYGTPQDLLRVLSKSPLRASVVTAAEFSQATKIRSLGTPPMEFRVQPGNFRQQLTRAQESVAITSAAIERILANYPQGMERQGADKFLAQEKHPRWRVAFMLGYGRLLAQKARAYEYNSACAQLKTKMGDEDVAKKSNHWIFRPEPELQYAPIFKKTADQSSKLLQMVIDEAPGTPWALLAQRELQDGFGIRVVERFIPPPPPVTARPQPPAQPKLAPKFAPEPKPQKPAPPPPPKPVLPKL
- a CDS encoding anthranilate synthase component II — protein: MLFVLDNYDSFTYNLVQRFGEIDPQIDLQVVRNNEITVAQVADLKPRAIVVSPGPCSPTEAGISMELIRTLGPIIPTLGVCLGHQSIAQVFDSEVVRAPRLMHGKLSHVHHKGEGLFADLPNPMTCTRYHSLIVPEATLSTDLEVTAWVEDPGHPREVMGLRHKTYPIHGVQFHPESFLTQGGIDLLKNFLKLAGVIDA
- a CDS encoding RNA-binding S4 domain-containing protein, giving the protein MPMPILTLDQFLKQQGWVATGGHAKLVIQEGEVVVNGEVDLRRGRKMRVGDVVEWNGERAEVPEGSGALPPLGA
- a CDS encoding HU family DNA-binding protein, which produces MTTEDKKPLSKTDIFAAIAESTSLSKKDVQAVFTALNDLISKQVGKKGPGVFAVPGLLKIQVVRKPATKATQRANPFKPGEMMVVKAKPARNTVKIRALKSLKDMV